ATCCCATAGGCCGCCACCAAGGGACGTGGACATCCAGTAGCTGAGCTGAAACAGCGGCAGCAATCCCAAAGCGGCCCACCAGAGCATCATACTGGCATCGCTGCGGGACTCACTCTCCCAATCAGCCACATTGCGGCTAAGCGCCAGCAGCGAACCGTCAAGGTTGGTCACTGCCGTGACTGTATTGCCTTTGCGCCCGCTCTGGCCGGACTGAGACAAACCATGGCGCGTGGCAAATGCCCTGAGCGCGTCCCCTTGCAGATCGTTGTCCCGGGCGATTTCTGCATAGGCATCGAGGGCTGCGCTGACCCGCGCGTCACTGGCGGATTCTATGGTGGCCAGCTGCAGGCGATAATTCGCCAGCGCCACAACGGCTGTGATGGCAGCCACCATGGAGCACACCAACCAAAATTTACCGTTAAGACTGAATTTGATCAGAATCGCATCAATTTTACGAAAAGTTATTTGTTTCATTGATTATTCTCCGGCCCGGTCAGCGTTCCTGGTCATGGGTAAGTATAGATGGTGACCGGGCTGAGCTGAGCAAAGCGGCATATTTAGCCATGCAACATTAAAATCGCCAGACGCGAGACTCAGTCTGCTACAGCAAAGGGCATGTAACGCGCCAGCAAGCCAGAGAGAAGACTCATGGCGTATCCCATCAATGCGCCCACGAGTAGCGGCGGCAATACCACGAGGAAGTCACCATGTAATGCAAACATGGCGCAGCAACCCAAAAAGGTGCCGGGAATAAAGGCGAGCAGGCGTTTACTGGCCTGCAGGCACATAAACGCAGTCACTATGCCGGTGAGAATGGCTGCGCTGTACCCCATGGTCAGCATTTCAGCACCATGGAGAATAAGCCAGGCCCAGAACACCCCCGACAGTGTGGTTGCCCAGGTCGACATAACGCCCCGCGGGCTCAGCTCCCCTTGGGCAAAATAAGCACTGCATCCCAGAAACCCCACCCAGGTAACCCAGGAAAGTTGGCCGGATACCGCCACCCATAGGGCAGCAAGCAAGCCGGCGGCCAGTGCCACAGGCAAACGTTCAAACATAGTTGGACCCCGTTGTCTTTGTGTTATGACGCTAACAATAAGGCAAACAGCAGTGCGAAAAGCTGATCTGATTCCAAAAAGTGTAATTAAATTACCGAATATACATCACTGTTTGATCAAAGAGGCGGCTGCCGGCAGGCAATGAACAGACTGATGGAAGAAGCAGCGACAAAGAATAGAATGGCTCCGATGACAGAATCTCACGGAGCCAGGATAAGCAGAAACAGGTGTTAACCCAGCAGCTGGTCGGCCACGAAGGGGTTGTGAGCCCGCTCTTCGGCAAAGGTAGACATGGGGCCGTGCCCGGGGATAAAAGCAACCTCTTTACCCAGAGGCCAGAGCTTGGTAGTGATGGAGTTGATGAGTGCTTTGTGGTCTGAGCCGGGGAAGTCGGTTCGGCCAATTGAGCCACGAAAGAGCACATCCCCCACCAGGGCCAACTTGGTGACAGGCTCGAAAAACACCAGGTGTCCGGGCGTATGCCCGGGGCAATGCATCACAGCAAGCGATACATCGCCAATACGCAGACTCTCGCCTTCCTCCAGGTAGCGGGAAGGGGCAAAGGCGTCGCAATGGGCAAACCCAAAGTTTTGGCTCTGACGGGGCAGGTTTTCCAACCAGAAGGCGTCATCCACGTGGGGGCCTTCAATGGCAACGCCGGTTTCCGTTGAGAGCTTGGCGGCGCCGCCCACATGATCTATGTGGCCATGGGTCAGCAGAATTTTATCCAATGTCAGTCCATGTTTTTCCAGCGCCTCGTAAATACGCTCGAGGTTTCCACCCGGGTCCACCACCGCAGCCTTGCGGGTGTTTTCACACCAAATGAGAGTGCAGTTTTGCTGAAAAGGCGTCACGGGAATTATCTGGTATTTCATAGTCGCATTCTCTTTTGTATTTTGGGCGCTAGATTAAGTGATTCTAGCCATTGTGTGCCAGTTTTCCCGGGCAGAAATTGATCTTGATAGGGCTTTGGCAAGATTGATGACTTGCCAGATAGAGGCATTTGTATACAATCCGCAACAAGATGCCAGCCAAAGAGTCCTGCCCATGTCTGTTTCAAGCAAACACCCCAATGCCACAGGGTCAAAATCCACCCTTCCACAAATGATTGCGGAAAAGCTGACCTTTACCCTGCCCCTGGATTATCAGGACGCAGCAAAAGGAGAGATTAACGTCTTCGCCCGTACTTTGGTACACAAGGACAAGCAACATTTGGAATTGCCCTGGCTGGTGTATTTCCAGGGAGGCCCCGGCTTTGCCGCCCAGCGCCCGGTCAGTCACAGTGGCTGGATAAAGCGGGCGCTGACAGAGTATCGGGTACTGCTGCTTGATCAGCGCGGCACAGGGCTTTCAACCCCAGTAAACGCCACAAGCCTTGCACACCTGGATGATGCAGGGAAAGCCGACTATCTCAGTCACTTCCGCGCCGATAACATTATCAGAGACGCCGAAGCCATTCGCGCCATTTTAAGCCCCGACACCCCCTGGACCATTCTGGGCCAAAGTTTTGGCGGCTTTTGTGTACTCAGGTACTTGAGTGTTGCCGCCCATGGCTTGAAAGAAGCCTTTATCACGGGCGGTATCCCTCCCCTTGGGCGCAGTGCAGACGAAGTTTACCGGGCAACCTATAAACGGGTATTGCAGAAGAATCGTGACTTCCATCAACGCTTCACGGATGCGGCCCCACTGCTTGCTGATTTGCACCGCTACCTGCTTGAGCACCCTGTGTTATTACCACCTGGACAGCAATTAACACCGCAGATGTTGCAGCTGCTGGGAATACATCTGGGGATGGAAGATGGCCCAGAGAGCGTCTATTACCTGCTTGAGCAGGCATTGCAGTTCACGCCCTCCGGGAACCGCATCAACCCACTTTTCGTAGAGCGCTTCGCTCAAATGCTGGATTACAACACCAATCCACTCTTTGCCGTGCTCCATGAGGCCATTTACTGCGAGCAGCAGGCGTCCAATTGGGCGGCGCACCGTATTCGCGCTGAATATCCGCAGTTTGACGCCGCGCCCCCTGCACCTTTGCTGCTCACGGGCGAGATGATTTTCCCCTGGATGTTTGACTGCTTTGAACACCTCAAACCACTGAAAGGATGCGCGGAGTTACTCGCGGCGAAAACAGATTGGCCACCGCTCTATGACCCAGCGGCGCTCGCCAACAATACCGTGCCGGTTGCTGCCGCTATTTACAGTGAAGATATGTTTGTGGAAATGGACTTCAGCCTGGAAACAGCCAAGCAGGTGGCCAATCTCAAGTATTGGCTGACGTCCGAGTATGAACATAATGGCATTCGTATGGATGGTGAACGCATATTCGATCGCCTCATCGCCATCAATCGCGGCGCCTGTTTACGCTAGTCAATAGGCGCTCAGGTGATTTTAAGAAAGGCTTAAGCCCGAGTTGGCACACTCATATAGGTTCCTCCTCTATGAGCGTTTGTGTTAACCGCTTTTGGTTATCGCTTTTTGAGTGGAGTAAGCCAGGACCTTGGCTTACTCCTTTTTTTACCCAATACTGACTCTAGTACCTCAGTATGGGAGCCGCCCATGGAAATCCGTCATCCTTCACAGTTAAGCCCCGAAATCCTTGTTGGCATAGTCAATGAAAAACTTCGCCTGCAGTGTCCCGACAAGGCATCGCTTTTATACGAGCTGGGCATGCCTGAAGCCGAATTGGACGCCAAACTGGCTGACTTCGATTACCACCCCGAGACCAATCAATATCGCAGCCGCTGAGTCATCATCGGTACAACATTGACAGCCCTTAAGCTGAACTTTGAGAACAACTGTAGAGAGTGATTTTGGGGGCATTAGGGGTTGAGAAGCGATTGGTTTTATATCCTGGCTGAGATTACTCTATGCACCAGCTTCATACCAAAGTGAAGCTATTCTGAATCCTGGGATACCCTGGGTATCGCCTGATGGGTGCTTCAGTTCATCTCGGCTAGCTGGCTCACGTTGCCATATCTGCTCAAGTTGCAACCTTGCCGCTTGGGCTTGACCGGCTTTTGCGACCTCTGCCAGCACTTGCCCCGGGAGCACGCCCTTTCCCCTTGCCAGCTCTGCCTCTGAAAGACCGTTTAGGCCCTGCCGCTGTCACGCCGGCCAGAGCGGTCGGTAAACTGGCAGCGGCCTGCTCAATCAACTTTTCAAGTTCCAATACCAGTGGTGTCATAAAGCCTTTATAGGAAAGCTGACGTTGGCAAATATCGCTGAGCTGACGCTCCCACAGGGCGGTCATATCGGCAGTGGTGGCCACCTCAGGCAAGCTGGCAATTAACCCCCGCCCGGCTTGGGATGCCACGATGCTTTTACCCTGGCGCACCAGAAAGCCACGTTTAAACAGAAGTTCGATGATCCCGGCCCGGGTCGCTTCGGTGCCAAGGCCATCCGTGTCCTTCAATATACGTTTAATGTCCGGTGAACTCACATAACGGGCAATGCCGGTCATGGCACTGAGCAAGGTCGCATCGGTAAAGTGTTTTGGGGGTTGGGTTTGCTTTGCCAATAACTCACCATGACAGCACCGGGCAATGTCGCCCTTATTCAGGGCTGGCAAGGGCGTCTTTTGGCTGGCATCAGTCTCTTGTGGCTCTTTCGCCTCGTCCTGCTCTGTGCTGCGTCCCTGAAACAATACCCGCCAACCTGGGGCTCGCTCAACCGACGCCCTTGCGATAAAGCTACCGCCTTCGATAATCAGCTGGATTTCGGTATCTGCCAGAAGGCGATTGGGGTAAAACTGCGCCAAATATTGCCGTGCAATGTGCAAATAAAGCTGACGCTCCCGCTGGTTAAGTTGCGACAGCGCCGTTCGTTTGCCCGTTGGCACTATGGCGTGGTGGGCATCCACCTTACTGTCATCCCAGGCCTTGGACACCAAGTGCAAATCAGGTGACGGCGCCCCTTCCAAAAGCTCAGGGGCGTTGGCACTGACGGCCGACAGCACATCAGGCACCAAAGCAAGTTGTTCTTTGGGTAAATGACGGCTGTCAGAGCGGGGATAGGTAATCAGCTTGTGTCGCTCATACAGGCTCTGGGCCGTATCCAGCACCTCTTTGGCACTCATCCCAAAACGTTTGGCGCAATCGATTTGCAGCGCCGAGAGGCTATACAGCAATGGCGGCGCCTGCTTCTTGTCTTTATGGCTGACATGCTCAACCAGTGCCGGCTTACCGCCAATGCGGCTCACCACAGTTTCGGCGAGGCGGCGTGAAAGCACCCGCCCCTCTTCATCCATGTACGGCTGACAAGCTTCGCTGGGTTGCCACTTGGCACAAAAGGACTCGCCCTTGTCTGTGGTAATGTGAGCAAGCACCTCATAGTGATCTTTGGGCTCAAAGTGCTCAATGTCCAGGTCACGGCGAACCACCAAACCCAATAATGGGGTTTGCACCCGTCCGACAGACAACACCCCTGCATACCCCACCTTTCTGCCCTGAAGCGTGTAAGCACGGGTCATATTCAGGCCGTAAAGCCAGTCGGCACGACTGCGCGCCAATGCCGATGTGGCAAGCGGCACAAACTCCTTATTGCTGCGAAGCTGTCCCAGTGCGCGGCGCACCGCGTCGGGGTTTAAATCGGAAATCAATAAGCGCTGGGTGGAGGCCAATTTGGATGCAGAAACCTTGGCGTGGGAAATTACCTCATCCACCAGAAGCTGTCCTTCGCGGTCCGGGTCCCCTGCATGAACCAAAGAAGAAGCCTGTTTAATCAGGCGCTTTACGACTGCCAGCTGACTTTTGGCCGAACTTCGTGGAGTGAGTTTCCACTCGGCGGGAATAATGGGCAGATGGGCAAGCTGCCACTGCTTGTATTCGGGAGAATACGCATCCGGCTCGGCCTGCTCCAGTAAGTGGCCAATACACCAGGTGACACAATCGCCGTTGCCAAGCTCAATATAACCCTCACCCTTTTTATGGGGTTTGGGTAACACCTCAGCGATGGCGCGGCCGAGGCTCGGTTTTTCGGCGATATAGAGGATCATGGCGGGATATTCTGGTGCAAAAGCACTGGATGAATTTACAGTAAATGTAGCGAAAATTCCCGGTGGGCGCAACGCGCAATCCTGGCCAAGTGCAAAGCCAAGGTCAAATTTACCCTGATCCTATGTAAATTTTGTTGAGAATAGTTCTCATCAAAGCTGAAATGACCGATATCTCCCGCTCCCGGATTTTATGATGCAAAGTTCAGTGTCAATCATTCGCCATCAATGGCTGTTATATGCGGCCCTGTTAACCCTTGGATTAGCCCTGTGTCTTCCTTCGGGAGAGCGACCGTGGGTAATGCTGCCACTGTGTGCAATTGGGGTAAACTTTCTGCGGGCGACGCCTGTGACGCATCTGGGTATGGCCAGCTTATTTGCCATTTGGCTGCTGTGTTTTGCCAATGCCATGTGAGTGTGAATGTTAAATTCCCAAAAACAAAAACCAGCACCTGAGTGCTGGTTTTGATTTGCCTTGATCTTTTAGCTACCCATCATTATGGGTGTAACCCATTACGGGTGACAGACGTTGTGCAGCTCGAGATTCGTGCCCACATCGCTGTTGCGATTTGCCTTGGCATCATCGTTTCTCAGCTGAGTGAGGTGGTCAAGATACGCCTGAGTCACATCACCAGTGATGTAATCACCGTCAAACACCGATGTTTCAAAACGCTTGATTTCGGGGTTTTCCATACGCACAGCTTCAACCAGATCAGTCAAATCCTGGAAGATGATACCATCGGCACCAATCAGTTTGGCAATTTCATCCGCATCACGTCCGTGGGCAATCAGCTCATTGGAAGTGGGCATATCGATGCCGTACACGTTGGGGAAACGAATTTCAGGGGCAGCAGAGGCGAAATACACCTTCTTGGCACCGGCTTCGCGGGCCATCTCGATGATTTGCTCTGACGTGGTACCACGCACGATGGAGTCGTCCACCAAAAGCACATTCTTGCCCTTAAACTCGGTGTTGATGGCATTGAGTTTACGGCGCACTGACTTCTTACGCTCCTGCTGACCAGGCATGATGAAGGTACGGCCAATGTAGCGGTTCTTTACAAAGCCCTGACGGTAAGGCAAGTCCATAACACGGGCAATTTCCAGTGCGATATCACAGGAGGTTTCAGGAATGGGGATAACCACATCGATGTCGTTGTCGTACCATTCTTTCTTGATTTTCTCGCCCAGTTTGGCGCCCATATTTACCCGGCTGGCGTACACAGACACCTTGTCGATGGTGGAGTCTGGACGGGCAAAGTAAACAAATTCGAAAATACAGGGCGAATAGAGCGGCGCTTCGGCGCACTGACGGGTAAACAGCTGACCGTCGAGGGTGACGTATACGGCTTCGCCCGGCGCAACATCACGAATGACTTCAAAACCCACGGCATCCAGGGCCACACTCTCTGAGGCCACCATGTACTCTGTGCCGGTGGCGGTTTCATTTTTGCCAAGCACCAGCGGGCGAATGCCATTGGGGTCACGGAAGGCCACAAGACCTTCGCCAACAATCATGGCCACTACCGCGTAAGCACCACGGGTTTGGGCGTGCACTTTTGCCACGGCATCAAACACCTGATCGGCGCTCAGATGGGCGCTCTGTACCTGCTGCAGCTCATCGGCGAGCAGGTTCAGCAGCACTTCAGAATCCGACGTGGTATTCACGTGTCGACGCTGCTGCTTAAGACGAGCCGACAGGTCTTGAGTGTTGGTCAGGTTGCCGTTGTGCGCCAGAGAAATACCAAAAGGCGAGTTAACGTAAAAAGGCTGGGCTTCTGAGGAGCTGGAGCTCCCGGCGGTGGGATAACGCACATGGCCGATACCGGCGTTACCCTGCAGGCGCTGCATGTGTTTGGGTTCAAACACATCACGCACCAGTCCGTTCGCCTTACGGAGCCTGAACGCGTCATTGTCTACCGTGACTATCCCGGCTGCATCCTGACCACGGTGTTGAAGCACTGTCAGTGCGTCATAGATGGTCTGATTAACCGAGGAATGGCCAACTATTCCGACGATACCACACATGGGAGAGTGTCCTCTTTTAAGATGTTCTGTTGTTTAGCTAATTTTTATATTTTGGGTACGAAGCTTGAGGTGTTTTCCAGATAGTGGAAGAACCACTGGATCACAACCCCGAATTCGGGCACCAGTCGGGACTCCTTCCACCAGGGGGTGTTGGGAGCGCCGGTAAAGGCATCCATGAAAAACAAAATCGCACTGACAATCAGTGCGCCGCGCAAGGCACCGAAACACAAACCCAGGAGTCTGTCGGTACCCGATAAACCGGTTTTTGCCACTAATTGGCCCAGGATGTAATTCACCAGGGCGCCGAGGATAAGGGTGG
This portion of the Shewanella amazonensis SB2B genome encodes:
- a CDS encoding DUF1097 domain-containing protein — encoded protein: MFERLPVALAAGLLAALWVAVSGQLSWVTWVGFLGCSAYFAQGELSPRGVMSTWATTLSGVFWAWLILHGAEMLTMGYSAAILTGIVTAFMCLQASKRLLAFIPGTFLGCCAMFALHGDFLVVLPPLLVGALMGYAMSLLSGLLARYMPFAVAD
- a CDS encoding MBL fold metallo-hydrolase; the encoded protein is MKYQIIPVTPFQQNCTLIWCENTRKAAVVDPGGNLERIYEALEKHGLTLDKILLTHGHIDHVGGAAKLSTETGVAIEGPHVDDAFWLENLPRQSQNFGFAHCDAFAPSRYLEEGESLRIGDVSLAVMHCPGHTPGHLVFFEPVTKLALVGDVLFRGSIGRTDFPGSDHKALINSITTKLWPLGKEVAFIPGHGPMSTFAEERAHNPFVADQLLG
- a CDS encoding alpha/beta fold hydrolase, with the protein product MSVSSKHPNATGSKSTLPQMIAEKLTFTLPLDYQDAAKGEINVFARTLVHKDKQHLELPWLVYFQGGPGFAAQRPVSHSGWIKRALTEYRVLLLDQRGTGLSTPVNATSLAHLDDAGKADYLSHFRADNIIRDAEAIRAILSPDTPWTILGQSFGGFCVLRYLSVAAHGLKEAFITGGIPPLGRSADEVYRATYKRVLQKNRDFHQRFTDAAPLLADLHRYLLEHPVLLPPGQQLTPQMLQLLGIHLGMEDGPESVYYLLEQALQFTPSGNRINPLFVERFAQMLDYNTNPLFAVLHEAIYCEQQASNWAAHRIRAEYPQFDAAPPAPLLLTGEMIFPWMFDCFEHLKPLKGCAELLAAKTDWPPLYDPAALANNTVPVAAAIYSEDMFVEMDFSLETAKQVANLKYWLTSEYEHNGIRMDGERIFDRLIAINRGACLR
- a CDS encoding DUF4250 domain-containing protein; the protein is MEIRHPSQLSPEILVGIVNEKLRLQCPDKASLLYELGMPEAELDAKLADFDYHPETNQYRSR
- a CDS encoding DNA topoisomerase III, producing the protein MILYIAEKPSLGRAIAEVLPKPHKKGEGYIELGNGDCVTWCIGHLLEQAEPDAYSPEYKQWQLAHLPIIPAEWKLTPRSSAKSQLAVVKRLIKQASSLVHAGDPDREGQLLVDEVISHAKVSASKLASTQRLLISDLNPDAVRRALGQLRSNKEFVPLATSALARSRADWLYGLNMTRAYTLQGRKVGYAGVLSVGRVQTPLLGLVVRRDLDIEHFEPKDHYEVLAHITTDKGESFCAKWQPSEACQPYMDEEGRVLSRRLAETVVSRIGGKPALVEHVSHKDKKQAPPLLYSLSALQIDCAKRFGMSAKEVLDTAQSLYERHKLITYPRSDSRHLPKEQLALVPDVLSAVSANAPELLEGAPSPDLHLVSKAWDDSKVDAHHAIVPTGKRTALSQLNQRERQLYLHIARQYLAQFYPNRLLADTEIQLIIEGGSFIARASVERAPGWRVLFQGRSTEQDEAKEPQETDASQKTPLPALNKGDIARCCHGELLAKQTQPPKHFTDATLLSAMTGIARYVSSPDIKRILKDTDGLGTEATRAGIIELLFKRGFLVRQGKSIVASQAGRGLIASLPEVATTADMTALWERQLSDICQRQLSYKGFMTPLVLELEKLIEQAAASLPTALAGVTAAGPKRSFRGRAGKGKGRAPGASAGRGRKSRSSPSGKVAT
- the purF gene encoding amidophosphoribosyltransferase, which gives rise to MCGIVGIVGHSSVNQTIYDALTVLQHRGQDAAGIVTVDNDAFRLRKANGLVRDVFEPKHMQRLQGNAGIGHVRYPTAGSSSSSEAQPFYVNSPFGISLAHNGNLTNTQDLSARLKQQRRHVNTTSDSEVLLNLLADELQQVQSAHLSADQVFDAVAKVHAQTRGAYAVVAMIVGEGLVAFRDPNGIRPLVLGKNETATGTEYMVASESVALDAVGFEVIRDVAPGEAVYVTLDGQLFTRQCAEAPLYSPCIFEFVYFARPDSTIDKVSVYASRVNMGAKLGEKIKKEWYDNDIDVVIPIPETSCDIALEIARVMDLPYRQGFVKNRYIGRTFIMPGQQERKKSVRRKLNAINTEFKGKNVLLVDDSIVRGTTSEQIIEMAREAGAKKVYFASAAPEIRFPNVYGIDMPTSNELIAHGRDADEIAKLIGADGIIFQDLTDLVEAVRMENPEIKRFETSVFDGDYITGDVTQAYLDHLTQLRNDDAKANRNSDVGTNLELHNVCHP
- a CDS encoding CvpA family protein, which produces MVWIDYAIIFIIGLSTLISLIRGFAKEAMSLLVWFAAFFVASQFYEDLAVHLTQLQDEMLRNGVAIAILFVTTLILGALVNYILGQLVAKTGLSGTDRLLGLCFGALRGALIVSAILFFMDAFTGAPNTPWWKESRLVPEFGVVIQWFFHYLENTSSFVPKI